From Canis aureus isolate CA01 chromosome 7, VMU_Caureus_v.1.0, whole genome shotgun sequence, a single genomic window includes:
- the CDSN gene encoding corneodesmosin, whose translation MGSSQAPQEGHVGGRGMMALLLAGLLLPGALAKSIATLSDPCKDTRITSPSDPCLTGKSGSSSFSGHSGSSGSSSSSSSGSSGGLSGSGGSSGGSSGSSVAQGGSLGSSLFKPGTGYSQISYSSGSSSSQSGSSSAQPGAGSALPISDDSSRLLISSSQSGGGSSLSASPSSWISSSGGQRVNLRPCTSDVPDSPCSGGPIVSHSGSYISSSHSVSGGQRPVVVVVEQHGSGGPGGVQGAPCSTGGLPGKPCPPITSVDKSYGSYEVVGGSSDSYLVPGMTYSRGKIYPVGYFTKDNPVKGSPGAPSFAAGPPISEGKYFSSNPIIPSHSSFSSSIYQSGASSAIVFQPVGSGGVQPCGGGSKGPCSLSGSGVHSSSSVSSSSSFHPCGGVSQGPCSPPGTGTFGGSSSSQSSGKIILQPCGSKSSSSGHPCISVSSTLSGGPDGSPQPDPSAGAKSCGSGKLPCRSIRDILAQVKPLGPQLADPEVFLPQGESLTSP comes from the exons ATGGGCTCCTCGCAGGCACCCCAGGAGGGGCATGTGGGAGGGCGAGGAATGATGGCACTGCTGCTGGCTGGTCTCCTCCTGCCAG GGGCCTTGGCTAAGAGCATCGCGACCCTCTCAGACCCCTGCAAGGACACGCGTATCACCTCCCCCAGTGACCCCTGCCTAACTGGGAAGAGTGGTTCCAGTAGCTTCAGTGGCCACAGTGGCTCCAGCGGTTCCAGCAGTTCCAGTTCCAGTGGCTCCAGCGGTGGCCTTAGTGGTTCCGGTGGCTCCAGTGGTGGCTCCAGCGGATCCAGTGTCGCCCAGGGTGGTTCTTTGGGATCTTCATTATTTAAGCCAGGAACTGGGTATTCCCAGATCAGCTACTCCTCCGGATCCAGCTCCTCCCAGTCGGGAAGCAGCAGCGCCCAGCCAGGGGCTGGCTCAGCCCTACCAATCAGTGATGATTCTTCCCGTTTACTGATCAGCTCTTCCCAGTCTGGAGGAGGCTCCAGCTTATCCGCTTCCCCAAGCTCTTGGATATCCAGCAGCGGTGGCCAAAGGGTCAACTTACGCCCCTGTACTTCAGATGTCCCTGACTCTCCCTGCAGTGGGGGGCCTATTGTCTCCCATTCTGGCTCCTACATTTCCAGCTCCCACTCCGTGTCAGGAGGTCAAAGGCctgtggtggtagtggtggagcAGCATGGCTCTGGTGGCCCTGGAGGGGTTCAAGGTGCCCCCTGCAGCACTGGTGGCCTTCCGGGCAAGCCCTGCCCCCCCATAACCTCTGTAGACAAATCCTATGGCAGCTATGAGGTGGTGGGTGGCTCCTCTGACAGTTACCTGGTGCCAGGCATGACCTACAGTAGGGGCAAAATCTACCCTGTGGGCTACTTCACCAAAGATAACCCTGTCAAAGGCTCTCCAGGCGCCCCTTCCTTTGCAGCTGGGCCCCCCATCTCTGAGGGCAAATACTTCTCCAGCAATCCCATCATCCCCAGCCATAGCTCTTTTAGTTCCAGCATCTACCAGTCAGGAGCTTCCTCAGCCATTGTGTTCCAGCCAGTGGGCTCTGGTGGGGTCCAGCCCTGTGGAGGTGGCTCTAAGgggccctgctccctctctgGTTCTGGAGTCCACAGTAGTTCTAGTGTTTCCAGTAGTTCATCTTTCCATCCCTGTGGTGGTGTTTCACAGGGGCCCTGTTCCCCACCAGGCACTGGCACCTTTGGCGGCAGCTCCAGCTCCCAATCCAGTGGCAAAATCATCCTTCAGCCCTGCGGCAGCAAGTCCAGTTCTTCTGGTCACCCTTGCATTTCTGTCTCCTCAACATTGAGTGGGGGTCCGGATGGTTCTCCTCAACCTGATCCTTCAGCTGGTGCCAAGTCTTGCGGCTCTGGAAAGCTCCCCTGCCGCAGTATCCGGGACATTCTGGCCCAAGTGAAGCCTCTGGGGCCCCAGCTAGCCGACCCTGAAGTTTTCCTACCCCAGGGAGAGTCACTTACCAGTCCATAA
- the C7H6orf15 gene encoding uncharacterized protein C6orf15 homolog isoform X2, with translation MRVECTALLSAQPLAQLVSAVPHPTKRIKGWLSWGREREMLELSKMQGCMAGSGVPLGLLLLICLHLPGFFGRSIGAVEEKVIQHLGANLPLLEQPYLTSHSNSELPQSKPDPGPNDLTRVPLKLNVSPSDGFLPAGGSGVQRWPPTERLPSMDSWPPEDPWQMMAAAIEDHIGEVLREKQSFLSGAIAPTLGSSFLPAGPSAHSAGPIPEASLYQESKFRQPLHSNVLGAHREILARNLPSLTNRIRQPPMPGHPWGTLNPGVSWGSGGPGTGWGTRLMPHSVGIWGINNRYPSTSWGDINRYPGTSWGNVNRYPGGSWGNIHLRPGIN, from the exons ATGAGAGTGGAATGTACAGCCTTATTATCTGCACAACCACTGGCTCAGCTTGTTTCTGCTGTCCCTCACCCCACCAAGAGGATAAAGGGTTGGCTGtcttggggcagagagagagagatgttagAGTTGAGCAAGATGCAGGGCTGCATGGCAGGGAGCGGAGTTCCTCTGGGCCTGCTTCTTCTGATCTGTCTTCATCTCCCAG gctTCTTTGGCCGAAGCATTGGTGCAGTGGAGGAGAAAGTAATCCAACACTTGGGAGCCAACTTGCCTCTGCTTGAACAACCTTACTTGACCAGCCACTCCAACTCTGAACTTCCTCAGTCCAAACCAGACCCTGGGCCAAATGATTTAACAAGGGTTCCTTTGAAGCTCAACGTTTCTCCATCAGATGGCTTCCTACCTGCAGGAGGTTCTGGAGTTCAGAGGTGGCCCCCAACTGAGAGACTGCCCTCCATGGATTCCTGGCCCCCTGAGGATCCTTGGCAGATGATGGCTGCTGCCATTGAGGACCACATAGGTGAAGTGCTGCGTGAAAAACAGTCTTTCCTTTCTGGTGCCATTGCCCCCACTCTGGGCAGCAGTTTCTTGCCCGCAGGACCCTCTGCACATTCCGCAGGCCCCATACCTGAGGCTTCACTCTACCAGGAGTCTAAGTTTAGACAGCCACTCCATTCTAATGTGCTGGGAGCCCACAGAGAAATCCTTGCCCGAAACCTACCTTCTCTTACTAACAGGATTCGACAGCCACCTATGCCTGGGCACCCCTGGGGAACCCTGAATCCAGGAGTGTCCTGGGGAAGTGGAGGTCCTGGAACTGGATGGGGCACCAGGCTCATGCCACACTCTGTGGGAATCTGGGGTATCAATAATCGATACCCAAGTACTAGCTGGGGGGATATTAACCGGTATCCAGGTACTAGCTGGGGGAATGTTAACCGGTATCCAGGAGGCAGCTGGGGAAATATTCATCTACGCCCAGGTATTAATTAA
- the C7H6orf15 gene encoding uncharacterized protein C6orf15 homolog isoform X1 — MRVECTALLSAQPLAQLVSAVPHPTKRIKGWLSWGREREMLELSKMQGCMAGSGVPLGLLLLICLHLPGMEVVPNPLHRWKLEGSRGTGIEGRGFFGRSIGAVEEKVIQHLGANLPLLEQPYLTSHSNSELPQSKPDPGPNDLTRVPLKLNVSPSDGFLPAGGSGVQRWPPTERLPSMDSWPPEDPWQMMAAAIEDHIGEVLREKQSFLSGAIAPTLGSSFLPAGPSAHSAGPIPEASLYQESKFRQPLHSNVLGAHREILARNLPSLTNRIRQPPMPGHPWGTLNPGVSWGSGGPGTGWGTRLMPHSVGIWGINNRYPSTSWGDINRYPGTSWGNVNRYPGGSWGNIHLRPGIN; from the exons ATGAGAGTGGAATGTACAGCCTTATTATCTGCACAACCACTGGCTCAGCTTGTTTCTGCTGTCCCTCACCCCACCAAGAGGATAAAGGGTTGGCTGtcttggggcagagagagagagatgttagAGTTGAGCAAGATGCAGGGCTGCATGGCAGGGAGCGGAGTTCCTCTGGGCCTGCTTCTTCTGATCTGTCTTCATCTCCCAGGTATGGAGGTTGTACCCAACCCTTTGCACAGGTGGAAACTGGAAGGCTCCAGGGGAACTGGAATTGAGGGAAGAG gctTCTTTGGCCGAAGCATTGGTGCAGTGGAGGAGAAAGTAATCCAACACTTGGGAGCCAACTTGCCTCTGCTTGAACAACCTTACTTGACCAGCCACTCCAACTCTGAACTTCCTCAGTCCAAACCAGACCCTGGGCCAAATGATTTAACAAGGGTTCCTTTGAAGCTCAACGTTTCTCCATCAGATGGCTTCCTACCTGCAGGAGGTTCTGGAGTTCAGAGGTGGCCCCCAACTGAGAGACTGCCCTCCATGGATTCCTGGCCCCCTGAGGATCCTTGGCAGATGATGGCTGCTGCCATTGAGGACCACATAGGTGAAGTGCTGCGTGAAAAACAGTCTTTCCTTTCTGGTGCCATTGCCCCCACTCTGGGCAGCAGTTTCTTGCCCGCAGGACCCTCTGCACATTCCGCAGGCCCCATACCTGAGGCTTCACTCTACCAGGAGTCTAAGTTTAGACAGCCACTCCATTCTAATGTGCTGGGAGCCCACAGAGAAATCCTTGCCCGAAACCTACCTTCTCTTACTAACAGGATTCGACAGCCACCTATGCCTGGGCACCCCTGGGGAACCCTGAATCCAGGAGTGTCCTGGGGAAGTGGAGGTCCTGGAACTGGATGGGGCACCAGGCTCATGCCACACTCTGTGGGAATCTGGGGTATCAATAATCGATACCCAAGTACTAGCTGGGGGGATATTAACCGGTATCCAGGTACTAGCTGGGGGAATGTTAACCGGTATCCAGGAGGCAGCTGGGGAAATATTCATCTACGCCCAGGTATTAATTAA